The Leptospira sp. WS39.C2 genome contains a region encoding:
- a CDS encoding ankyrin repeat domain-containing protein — protein MVKLEWYHYIFLSTILIKDAIEKGSTEITNGIQNYKEFRSLPELHKAVLRSDMDRIKQLINSGVNLEEKDKKGETALFYALDKNLVNIARYLIQNHADVNVTNHNGKPAILTAIQFNQYDLVKLMLNHGLKLQNPNGTVLTLACNTKQVNFKLVQLFVEQGVSINAKDKNSYSALMYLATNEAPNLDIIRYLIQKGADVNAKDRAGKSILRLLIEARTHHLRLIQILLENHADPNLKDNEGQTIFDFIQNYYDHPETNEVVIYLKKYRRKSK, from the coding sequence ATGGTAAAGTTGGAATGGTATCACTATATCTTCTTATCAACTATCCTCATCAAAGATGCGATTGAAAAAGGATCTACCGAAATCACAAACGGAATCCAAAACTACAAAGAATTCCGATCCTTACCTGAACTTCACAAAGCAGTCCTTCGGTCCGATATGGACAGAATCAAACAATTGATCAATTCAGGAGTAAATCTTGAAGAAAAAGACAAAAAAGGAGAGACTGCTTTATTTTATGCCTTGGACAAAAACTTAGTCAATATTGCCCGGTATCTGATTCAGAATCATGCAGATGTAAATGTTACCAATCATAACGGAAAACCCGCTATTTTAACTGCAATTCAGTTTAACCAATATGATCTAGTCAAACTTATGTTAAATCATGGTTTAAAACTTCAAAATCCAAACGGCACCGTTCTAACTTTGGCATGCAATACAAAACAAGTTAATTTCAAACTCGTACAATTATTTGTCGAACAAGGAGTATCCATCAATGCGAAGGATAAAAATTCTTATTCAGCACTTATGTATTTGGCAACAAATGAAGCACCAAATTTAGACATCATACGTTATTTGATCCAAAAGGGAGCGGATGTAAATGCGAAAGATCGTGCCGGTAAATCCATCCTTCGATTACTCATAGAAGCCCGTACGCATCACCTTCGATTGATACAAATTTTGTTAGAAAATCATGCTGACCCAAATTTAAAAGACAATGAGGGACAAACAATATTTGATTTCATACAAAATTATTATGATCATCCCGAGACAAATGAAGTTGTTATCTATTTGAAAAAATATCGTCGTAAGTCCAAATAG
- a CDS encoding DUF3592 domain-containing protein: MKIKILSILILVYALYLFVLSAIQIISTINIMQAGVKTNGKIVSSYKEFSHSTQTSSRRYGTSHYIIKPIVHYSVNGSVFEIHGKILGEIGSEYKMGQSIPLLYLPNNPGYAKINSFLELWSKPLKGIVFSVFFTLFGIYLKSIILFLKQKLINLFQLNPFPSHSEFK; encoded by the coding sequence ATGAAAATTAAAATACTTTCCATACTCATTTTAGTTTATGCATTATATCTTTTTGTTCTAAGTGCCATCCAGATCATAAGTACAATCAATATAATGCAAGCTGGTGTCAAAACGAATGGGAAAATAGTCTCCTCTTACAAAGAATTCAGCCATTCTACTCAAACGAGCAGTAGACGGTATGGTACAAGCCACTATATTATTAAACCCATCGTCCACTATTCAGTAAATGGTTCAGTATTTGAAATTCATGGTAAAATATTAGGTGAGATAGGATCTGAATACAAGATGGGCCAATCAATTCCTTTGCTCTATTTACCGAATAATCCAGGTTATGCAAAGATAAATTCCTTCTTAGAACTGTGGTCTAAACCTTTAAAAGGAATCGTATTCAGTGTCTTCTTCACTTTATTTGGTATCTATCTAAAATCAATCATACTATTTCTCAAACAAAAATTGATTAATTTGTTCCAACTGAATCCCTTTCCTTCACACTCTGAATTTAAATGA
- a CDS encoding DUF2461 family protein: MNLSTKVFKYLTELKTHNNREWFMDQKLRFNEIQKELIHYTASLLSGLEAFDPSLRGVDPKSCIFRIYKDVRFSKEKEFYASKVETVPRGFSKDHPMIEFLKYKGYAVVKKLKNAEVTSINSTETFLKDFRILYPLNLFLEELMR; this comes from the coding sequence ATGAATCTAAGTACGAAAGTATTTAAATATCTAACAGAGTTGAAAACTCATAATAATAGAGAATGGTTTATGGACCAAAAGCTGAGGTTTAACGAAATTCAAAAGGAACTAATCCATTATACGGCATCCTTATTATCAGGATTAGAAGCATTTGATCCATCATTAAGAGGCGTAGATCCAAAATCATGTATCTTTAGGATTTATAAAGATGTTCGATTTTCAAAAGAAAAAGAATTTTACGCAAGTAAGGTGGAAACTGTTCCAAGAGGGTTTTCCAAAGACCATCCTATGATTGAATTTTTAAAGTATAAAGGATATGCTGTGGTAAAAAAGCTTAAGAATGCAGAAGTAACTTCTATAAATAGCACTGAAACCTTTCTCAAGGACTTTCGTATATTGTATCCTCTGAATTTATTTTTAGAAGAATTGATGCGGTAA
- a CDS encoding ABC transporter permease subunit yields the protein MLLNSIRLIFFGTILWGISTLPVPSNVDLTNNNLPIFSNGFIFGTDRLGRDNLSLFCYGSMSTIMIVIPARFLTIVFSFLLSSIGLVFPKKSDFLLSGFVSVSLSIPSLLSALVVISILPENPLSVIIAILVSDWAMVYETLSAKIREIQTSPYIAASLCFGAKPYHLIVLHYLPALKTMFQFLFFSGLPTVVMTTALFSYLGIQTSVGDSGPGLGEQISFSKDYFDKSPFSVLLPIIAILTLVYSLGSRNQKYET from the coding sequence GTGCTCCTTAATTCAATTCGCCTAATTTTTTTTGGAACCATCCTTTGGGGAATTTCTACTTTGCCAGTTCCTTCGAATGTCGATCTTACAAATAATAATTTGCCTATTTTTTCTAATGGATTTATATTTGGAACGGATCGTTTGGGTAGGGATAACTTATCATTGTTTTGTTATGGTTCAATGTCTACGATCATGATTGTGATTCCAGCTAGGTTTCTTACGATTGTATTTTCTTTTTTGCTTTCATCAATTGGGTTGGTATTTCCTAAAAAATCGGATTTTCTTTTGTCGGGATTTGTGTCCGTTTCACTTTCTATACCTTCCTTACTTTCCGCTTTGGTAGTGATCAGTATTTTGCCAGAAAATCCTTTGTCGGTCATCATCGCAATTCTTGTCTCCGATTGGGCAATGGTTTATGAAACTTTATCTGCAAAAATCAGGGAAATCCAAACGAGTCCCTACATTGCAGCATCATTGTGTTTTGGAGCAAAGCCATACCATTTAATAGTATTACATTATCTGCCTGCCTTAAAAACCATGTTCCAATTTTTGTTTTTTTCTGGATTGCCAACAGTTGTAATGACTACGGCTCTATTTTCGTATTTAGGAATCCAAACTTCAGTCGGAGACTCAGGCCCAGGGCTCGGAGAACAAATTTCGTTTTCAAAAGATTATTTCGATAAATCTCCTTTTTCCGTTTTGCTTCCGATCATCGCTATTTTAACATTGGTTTATTCATTGGGGTCTCGCAATCAAAAATATGAAACATAA
- a CDS encoding PEGA domain-containing protein, whose amino-acid sequence MKHKISAFLLILGLLCNTFPLFSIDDYYNFPNQTYKGSVSFETNRTLCMFPFVAVKEDVSKEYLMKGIPSVLLSDLRNLEYTYVEYPRKNIIYHSFGENPVSTLQEKIDAESLNVKRKKKEINDEKDLEDLRIGKKQVSPEKDPRYIKITIKQMWDKKPLTADEAFGAATKFGCDYILSGTFEISDNELRTKVFLFDDYEGKTIPFEHKTSVIRAYQEMGPLGESIKEKLQGKETTLFSVSANEEEGALVYLDGIYIGKTPLLDKKFPIGKRSLFVFKEGFFPYKADVLLEKGKKFQTDIKLSLKLSNSYISVTSNIESDVYLGIQYLGKTPIQRLSIPAGMNRLRLSREGYIDVFRAVDAKVDEETIVDVQMREGQTEVYYKNKQNVFLDHTYKDFTTYSLYGALLFYASYAYLNYASRQAYSGARSQVTLTNAIAINSFYQNNPNEFFFWYYTQNQIIDDAESKAKNLKLIAGTLPTENRRDRQLVAGPMVILMGLMLVSAATFYFLGLDQETLEIGYLPINPAFANQGQSAIEGYSYMQLHLRY is encoded by the coding sequence ATGAAACATAAAATTTCAGCTTTTTTGCTTATATTGGGACTTCTATGTAATACATTCCCTTTATTTTCAATCGATGATTATTATAACTTCCCAAATCAAACTTACAAGGGAAGTGTTTCCTTTGAAACAAATAGGACACTTTGTATGTTTCCATTTGTCGCAGTCAAAGAAGATGTTTCAAAAGAATATTTAATGAAAGGGATCCCTTCGGTTTTGCTTTCTGATCTTAGAAATTTAGAATATACTTACGTTGAGTATCCGCGTAAAAATATCATTTACCATTCCTTTGGCGAAAACCCAGTTTCTACTTTGCAAGAAAAGATTGATGCTGAGTCTCTTAATGTGAAGAGGAAAAAGAAAGAAATCAATGATGAGAAAGATTTGGAAGATTTGAGGATCGGTAAAAAACAGGTATCGCCAGAGAAAGATCCCCGTTATATCAAAATCACAATCAAACAGATGTGGGATAAAAAACCTCTGACAGCCGATGAAGCATTTGGTGCTGCTACAAAGTTCGGTTGTGATTATATACTATCTGGGACTTTTGAGATAAGCGATAATGAGTTACGTACCAAAGTTTTTTTATTTGATGATTATGAAGGGAAAACAATTCCTTTTGAACACAAAACTTCCGTAATCCGAGCATATCAAGAAATGGGGCCTCTTGGAGAATCAATAAAAGAAAAATTACAAGGGAAGGAAACTACTTTGTTTAGTGTATCGGCAAACGAAGAAGAAGGTGCACTTGTTTATTTGGATGGGATTTATATTGGGAAAACTCCCTTATTGGATAAAAAATTTCCAATAGGTAAACGTTCCTTATTTGTTTTTAAAGAAGGATTTTTCCCTTATAAAGCAGATGTTCTTCTTGAAAAAGGCAAAAAATTCCAGACAGATATCAAACTATCCTTAAAGTTAAGTAATTCGTATATATCTGTTACATCTAATATTGAATCAGATGTGTATTTGGGGATTCAATATTTAGGTAAAACTCCTATCCAACGATTGTCAATTCCTGCAGGAATGAACCGACTACGATTGTCAAGGGAAGGTTATATAGACGTTTTTCGTGCCGTTGACGCAAAAGTAGATGAAGAAACGATTGTAGATGTACAAATGCGAGAAGGGCAAACTGAAGTTTATTATAAAAATAAACAAAATGTTTTTTTAGATCATACTTATAAAGATTTCACTACTTATTCGTTATACGGGGCCTTACTCTTTTATGCAAGTTATGCCTATTTGAATTATGCATCACGCCAAGCATATTCAGGTGCAAGATCACAAGTGACTTTAACAAATGCTATTGCAATTAATTCTTTTTATCAAAACAATCCTAATGAATTCTTTTTTTGGTATTATACACAAAATCAAATCATTGATGACGCTGAATCAAAAGCAAAAAATTTAAAACTGATTGCTGGTACGTTACCGACGGAAAATCGGAGGGATCGGCAACTGGTAGCAGGTCCTATGGTGATTTTGATGGGACTTATGCTTGTATCTGCTGCAACATTTTACTTTTTAGGGTTAGACCAAGAGACATTAGAAATTGGATATTTACCAATCAATCCAGCCTTTGCAAATCAAGGGCAATCAGCGATTGAAGGTTATAGTTATATGCAATTGCATCTTCGTTATTAA
- a CDS encoding DUF1566 domain-containing protein: MKNRKVSPKRKFQFFLTFIILIFFSFCKNPSLENPCDSNQAGYYEILLSKIFSGNTSNHCGANINKVFTPIFSPSPGHYLEPNFISITTFTPGASIYITTDGSTPNINSTPYLSPSSIWRLAGQRIRAIAIKVGMEDSAIAEGTYSILPLKTGQTISFAIGDDASIASGLNVNYDAPKADTNFPNDYTTFDQSTGILWKTCSEGLSGPTCAINSPGVTTGSFATLNTSCLALNSANSGKGYAGFTSWRLPTMKELLSTNDASKTSVTIFNQSALPATVNFAYWASTPYPPNLSDAWYLDYSNSNSYATTNSNPYHGRCVASLPPIETLTYQDNGDGTVEDNATGLTWQKCSYGQNNDSSCSLPANALDWISAITYCNGLTLGGRVWKLPNRNELSSLHDYTKAVGPKIDQTFFPNTVTSAGGYYWTSTTNAPGTTSAWYVNFTTTFNNIYDVHPKSNTLYVRCVSR, encoded by the coding sequence ATGAAGAATCGAAAAGTTTCCCCAAAAAGGAAATTCCAATTTTTCTTAACTTTCATTATTTTAATTTTTTTTTCTTTTTGTAAAAATCCAAGTTTGGAAAATCCATGTGATTCCAACCAAGCAGGTTACTACGAAATTCTCCTTTCAAAAATTTTTTCAGGGAACACGAGTAACCACTGTGGTGCAAATATTAATAAAGTGTTTACACCTATATTTTCTCCGAGTCCAGGCCATTATTTAGAACCCAATTTTATTTCCATAACAACATTTACACCGGGGGCTAGCATTTACATTACAACTGATGGCTCTACACCTAACATTAATTCTACTCCCTATCTTTCACCATCATCTATATGGAGACTCGCTGGCCAAAGAATACGAGCGATTGCGATAAAAGTGGGGATGGAAGACAGTGCCATAGCAGAAGGAACATACTCAATCCTACCATTAAAGACTGGACAAACCATATCATTCGCAATTGGTGATGATGCATCCATTGCTTCAGGTCTTAATGTCAATTATGATGCACCAAAAGCTGATACAAACTTTCCAAATGATTACACAACATTTGACCAAAGTACAGGCATTCTATGGAAAACTTGTTCGGAAGGATTATCGGGCCCAACTTGTGCGATCAATAGTCCAGGTGTAACAACGGGAAGTTTTGCCACTTTAAATACATCTTGTTTGGCACTTAACTCGGCTAATTCGGGAAAAGGTTATGCTGGTTTTACTTCCTGGCGGTTACCAACAATGAAAGAACTTCTCAGTACAAATGACGCAAGTAAAACTTCCGTTACCATTTTTAATCAATCTGCACTTCCAGCCACAGTCAACTTTGCCTATTGGGCATCCACTCCTTACCCACCTAACTTGAGCGATGCTTGGTATCTAGATTATAGTAATTCAAATTCGTATGCTACTACTAACTCCAATCCGTATCATGGTCGTTGTGTTGCTTCATTACCACCAATAGAAACTTTAACTTACCAAGACAATGGAGATGGAACAGTTGAAGATAATGCAACAGGCCTTACTTGGCAAAAATGTTCATACGGACAAAACAATGATTCAAGTTGTTCGTTACCAGCAAATGCACTTGATTGGATTTCAGCCATTACTTATTGTAATGGATTAACTTTAGGTGGAAGGGTTTGGAAATTACCCAATCGAAATGAACTTAGTAGTTTACATGATTATACAAAAGCCGTCGGACCAAAAATCGACCAAACATTCTTTCCCAATACGGTTACTTCTGCTGGAGGTTATTATTGGACTTCCACAACAAACGCACCAGGTACAACGAGTGCATGGTATGTAAACTTCACGACAACATTTAACAATATTTATGATGTCCATCCCAAATCAAATACCCTTTACGTACGTTGTGTTTCTAGATAA
- a CDS encoding FAD-binding domain-containing protein gives MKVSFPTDPISIQKRIQSIEPIKYGSSRNYIDGAVSLLSPYISRGYISTKQIFEYVSSLRYKPYQVSKLIQELAWRDYFQLVWKNKGEELFSDLKQPQPNTKHYKFPKAFLQNSINTGIPGIDRELIDFYNTGYLHNHVRMYIASIICNIGGAYWKKPSQWMYYHLLDADIASNTCSWQWISGAFSSKKYLANQENINRYLKTNDNHTYLNLPYEELLKINSLPIELETLVDWDLNEAYISTINWFDSKLLNSNFETNFVSYKQSQTKLVIDERLPICLYDIYNLDPNWKQNTEANRIFMMRPNFFEKFPSSPNTLDFTLSLAKNIPNIQFFFGEWEHLLQQLKEYRPQIFWKEHPSNKEYIGKEEDRDWIFPEITGYFPSFFAYWKKCEKLWIRGEENKEVTLF, from the coding sequence TTGAAAGTTTCCTTTCCAACAGATCCAATCTCCATCCAAAAAAGAATCCAATCAATCGAGCCAATCAAGTACGGTAGCTCAAGAAACTATATCGATGGAGCAGTATCATTATTATCACCTTACATTTCGAGAGGTTATATTTCCACCAAACAAATCTTTGAATATGTTTCTTCCTTAAGATACAAACCTTACCAAGTTTCAAAATTGATTCAAGAATTGGCTTGGAGGGATTATTTCCAACTAGTCTGGAAAAACAAAGGAGAAGAACTTTTTTCAGATTTGAAACAACCGCAACCTAACACCAAACATTATAAATTTCCAAAAGCCTTTTTACAAAATAGTATCAACACTGGAATTCCAGGTATCGATCGCGAACTCATCGATTTTTACAATACAGGTTACTTACACAACCATGTTCGTATGTATATCGCCTCTATCATTTGTAATATTGGTGGAGCATATTGGAAAAAACCTTCTCAATGGATGTACTATCATTTGTTAGATGCTGATATCGCAAGTAATACCTGCAGCTGGCAATGGATTTCAGGAGCATTTAGTTCTAAAAAATATCTAGCAAACCAAGAAAACATAAATCGATATTTGAAAACCAACGACAATCATACATACCTAAACTTGCCTTATGAGGAATTATTAAAAATAAACTCTTTGCCGATAGAACTTGAAACTCTTGTTGACTGGGACCTGAACGAAGCGTATATCTCAACAATCAATTGGTTTGACTCAAAACTTCTAAACTCAAACTTTGAAACTAATTTTGTTTCCTACAAGCAATCACAAACCAAATTAGTGATCGATGAAAGGTTACCGATATGTTTGTATGATATTTATAATTTGGATCCGAATTGGAAACAAAACACAGAGGCGAATCGGATATTTATGATGCGTCCAAACTTTTTCGAAAAATTTCCGTCATCACCGAATACTTTAGATTTCACCCTTTCATTAGCAAAAAACATCCCCAACATTCAATTTTTCTTTGGTGAATGGGAACATCTTTTGCAACAATTAAAAGAATATAGGCCACAAATCTTTTGGAAGGAACACCCATCTAACAAAGAATACATTGGGAAAGAGGAGGATAGGGATTGGATTTTTCCAGAAATTACGGGTTATTTCCCTTCATTTTTTGCTTATTGGAAAAAATGCGAAAAACTTTGGATTCGTGGGGAGGAAAACAAAGAGGTAACATTATTCTGA
- a CDS encoding GyrI-like domain-containing protein, with amino-acid sequence MKMMKTIGIVMGILILIGISFYVYMGGFRTVEVIHQSFGPVEVFVYTHKGPYQNLNQSWEKFQKEWESIGITECNSLAIYLDPPDTPPENLRSVLGCRMSGLTENQIKSIQSKFVTFQIPQSDCLTASFPFKNVLSYFLAPTKVYPKFQEILSNESGKTSVAIEVYGGSAKFVDHIDFYMPLGINRNLFLPLENLFESKK; translated from the coding sequence ATGAAAATGATGAAAACAATTGGCATCGTAATGGGAATACTTATCCTTATAGGTATTTCTTTTTATGTATATATGGGTGGATTTAGAACTGTTGAAGTGATACACCAATCCTTCGGACCAGTGGAGGTATTCGTATACACTCATAAAGGTCCCTACCAAAATTTAAATCAGAGTTGGGAAAAATTCCAAAAGGAATGGGAATCAATTGGTATTACTGAATGTAATAGTTTGGCAATTTATTTGGATCCACCAGACACTCCTCCAGAAAACTTAAGATCAGTTTTGGGATGTCGTATGTCGGGACTTACGGAAAACCAAATCAAATCAATTCAATCAAAATTTGTTACCTTCCAGATTCCACAATCTGATTGTTTAACGGCTTCGTTTCCATTTAAGAATGTACTCTCTTACTTCCTTGCTCCTACAAAAGTGTATCCGAAGTTTCAAGAAATATTGTCAAACGAATCTGGGAAAACATCAGTCGCAATTGAAGTGTATGGCGGTTCTGCAAAATTTGTAGATCATATTGATTTTTATATGCCTTTAGGAATCAATCGTAATCTATTTTTACCTTTAGAAAATCTTTTCGAATCAAAAAAATAG
- a CDS encoding ABC transporter permease subunit: MKSEVFRFLYFLLLLSFVSSFISEFHTKDKSYLYADSGISDIDSPKSSYIFSYLEFWNRLVFESGGQTQNGETVYEHIGNRFFATFHLALFSILLGAVFAFGLALTSIYFQSNKLITSINFISNFILSTPIFIVAILLLIVFFYKLELFPPGGYEVGNTYFVVLPGIALGSRIFARLALYLLPEVQKESNSKYTQLLLTRSYPWSHIVRVEIFLKVLPVTLILLILDFGSLLSGAMVVEEIFFFPGIGKSLYYSIKSMDTYLLSTLLMYSGILFYILNRIGVYLQNYFSGEIQSAP, from the coding sequence GTGAAGTCGGAAGTTTTCCGTTTTCTTTATTTTCTTCTGCTTTTGTCATTCGTTAGTAGTTTTATTTCTGAATTTCATACAAAAGATAAATCATATTTATACGCTGATTCGGGGATTTCTGATATTGATTCCCCTAAAAGTAGTTATATTTTTTCTTACCTAGAATTTTGGAATCGTTTAGTCTTTGAGTCAGGTGGTCAGACGCAAAATGGAGAAACGGTTTATGAACATATTGGAAATCGTTTTTTTGCGACATTTCATCTGGCTTTGTTTAGTATTTTATTAGGTGCAGTATTTGCATTTGGATTAGCCTTAACTTCAATATACTTTCAATCTAATAAACTAATTACTTCCATAAACTTCATTTCGAATTTTATTTTATCAACACCAATATTTATAGTCGCAATACTTTTGTTAATTGTATTTTTTTATAAGTTAGAGCTGTTTCCGCCAGGGGGATATGAAGTTGGGAACACATACTTTGTTGTTTTACCGGGCATTGCATTGGGATCTAGAATTTTTGCAAGATTGGCACTTTACCTTTTGCCAGAGGTACAAAAAGAATCGAATTCAAAATACACACAATTATTATTAACAAGGTCTTATCCTTGGAGTCATATTGTTCGAGTTGAAATTTTTCTCAAAGTTTTGCCCGTAACATTGATCCTTTTGATCCTTGACTTTGGTTCTTTGTTATCTGGTGCGATGGTTGTTGAAGAAATTTTCTTTTTCCCTGGTATTGGCAAATCTTTATATTACTCCATAAAATCTATGGATACTTATTTATTATCAACATTATTGATGTATTCAGGTATATTGTTTTATATATTAAACAGAATCGGGGTTTACTTACAAAATTATTTTTCAGGGGAGATACAAAGTGCTCCTTAA
- a CDS encoding ATP-binding protein: protein MLSHNGTKVLAPVNGVATLTPDQKFFQIKQDGSWSTNSIYKFQTYDFTSLIEAFDDGALASFDINGMPLKDYFLKFKSNQNFQIVLSPFSRYQHLDFEEMILSSMKDAYVSFVDLLKTIFPKIEVHNFFEIQTLKFEHPVGIPEYFLHKQFHWDVTKAKKNLESNAILYLGAETIYHIIRKLYFGEPFTKRHLAVFLVDRKGRMDLEPRQFFLTNGQSLAFIPTNMDKRYKIASFDTVFEAIKPMDVNSLGYFNIYEHYSITLYEKLPAIRKEFSCIDCLECNQYCPTQANPFQLIKGKQEEFDKNKCVDCGICTVYCPSGIDIRKRIEEVV from the coding sequence ATGCTTTCGCATAACGGAACCAAGGTGCTCGCTCCTGTGAATGGTGTGGCAACGCTAACTCCTGATCAAAAATTTTTCCAAATCAAACAAGATGGATCTTGGTCTACCAATTCCATCTATAAATTTCAGACTTATGATTTTACATCTCTCATAGAAGCGTTCGATGACGGGGCTTTGGCATCATTTGATATCAACGGAATGCCATTAAAAGATTATTTTCTTAAATTTAAATCCAATCAAAACTTCCAAATTGTCTTATCCCCATTCTCTAGGTACCAACATTTAGATTTTGAAGAAATGATTTTGTCTTCAATGAAAGATGCTTATGTAAGTTTTGTAGATTTGCTAAAGACCATTTTCCCAAAAATTGAAGTTCATAATTTTTTTGAAATTCAAACTTTAAAATTTGAACATCCTGTTGGTATCCCTGAATATTTTTTGCATAAACAATTTCATTGGGATGTGACAAAGGCTAAAAAAAATCTAGAATCCAATGCAATTTTATATCTAGGTGCGGAAACAATTTATCATATCATCCGCAAACTATACTTTGGTGAACCTTTCACCAAAAGACATTTAGCTGTTTTTTTAGTTGATCGAAAAGGTCGGATGGATTTAGAACCACGCCAGTTTTTTTTAACAAATGGTCAATCATTGGCATTTATCCCAACAAATATGGATAAACGATATAAAATTGCTTCCTTTGATACAGTTTTTGAAGCGATCAAACCGATGGATGTCAATTCACTTGGTTACTTCAATATTTATGAACACTATTCGATTACATTGTATGAAAAACTACCTGCAATTAGAAAAGAGTTTAGCTGTATCGATTGTTTAGAATGTAATCAATATTGTCCGACCCAAGCAAATCCTTTCCAATTGATTAAAGGAAAACAGGAAGAATTCGATAAAAATAAATGTGTGGATTGTGGAATTTGCACTGTATATTGTCCATCCGGGATTGATATTCGGAAACGAATCGAAGAGGTTGTTTAA
- a CDS encoding tyrosine-type recombinase/integrase — MGILKDKMIKDMIVHGYAEETIRSYTTCMTLLTRHFQKSPLELEPIDIYHFFLYLRLDKRADSSLIIFYSAFLLFYTLRDRKEMMQLVPFPKRKRSVVAVFSKTEITSILSHCRTDWEKVIFTLLYSSGIRIGEVVKLKTSHIDFDRKSILIESGKGGHERYALLADKTAILLKQYMEIYNPKSYLFFSHKGKDIAASVRSIQASFQKIRKLANIEKYGTVHTLRHSFATHLMEDGYGLVYIQKLLGHADIKTTLVYLHVCPNFLLKVTSPLETISKIKMGMFENQIQYGFQFHLS, encoded by the coding sequence ATGGGTATATTAAAAGATAAAATGATCAAAGACATGATCGTACACGGTTATGCTGAAGAAACAATTCGAAGTTATACGACATGTATGACTCTTTTAACGAGACATTTCCAAAAGTCTCCTTTAGAATTGGAACCAATAGATATCTACCATTTTTTCCTCTACTTAAGATTGGACAAACGTGCTGATTCATCGTTAATCATCTTCTATAGTGCATTTTTGCTTTTTTACACTTTAAGAGATCGAAAAGAAATGATGCAATTAGTTCCATTTCCTAAAAGGAAACGATCGGTGGTTGCTGTATTTAGTAAAACAGAGATAACCAGTATTTTATCCCATTGTCGAACTGATTGGGAAAAAGTGATATTTACTCTATTATATTCGTCTGGGATCAGAATCGGTGAAGTGGTAAAACTCAAAACTTCTCATATTGATTTTGACAGAAAATCAATTTTGATTGAATCAGGAAAAGGTGGCCATGAAAGATATGCGCTATTAGCTGATAAAACTGCTATTTTACTAAAACAATATATGGAAATTTATAATCCAAAGTCATATTTATTTTTTTCTCATAAAGGTAAAGACATAGCAGCAAGTGTACGGTCTATCCAAGCTTCATTTCAAAAGATTAGAAAGCTGGCCAATATAGAAAAATATGGAACCGTACATACACTACGACATTCTTTTGCGACTCATCTCATGGAAGATGGGTATGGGTTGGTGTACATCCAAAAATTATTGGGGCACGCAGATATCAAAACTACCCTTGTTTATTTACATGTTTGTCCCAATTTTCTTTTAAAGGTGACGAGTCCCTTGGAAACAATTAGTAAAATCAAGATGGGCATGTTTGAAAATCAAATACAATATGGGTTTCAATTCCATTTATCTTAA
- a CDS encoding PTS sugar transporter subunit IIA, which yields MNQLLEILDPKNIIFDFKASTKEDAIRKMISHMVATQTLEAVHEDETVSSLMNREKSMSTGIGSGVAIPHCSVHYVNELKCAMAISPNGIDFDALDHGLVQIFIMLIVPKNKFQDHIKTLALIAKTLNIPEEREKLIKAKNFEEIQKAFLSKS from the coding sequence ATGAATCAACTTCTGGAGATTCTGGATCCAAAAAATATCATTTTCGACTTTAAAGCGTCAACGAAAGAAGATGCAATTCGTAAAATGATCTCTCATATGGTCGCCACACAAACATTAGAAGCAGTACATGAAGATGAAACTGTTTCTTCCTTAATGAATCGAGAAAAATCAATGTCAACTGGCATTGGAAGTGGAGTAGCAATCCCACATTGTTCGGTTCATTACGTGAATGAATTGAAATGTGCAATGGCAATTTCACCGAATGGAATTGATTTTGATGCACTAGACCATGGCCTTGTTCAAATTTTTATTATGTTAATCGTTCCTAAAAACAAATTTCAGGATCATATTAAAACGTTAGCATTAATTGCAAAAACACTCAACATTCCAGAAGAACGAGAAAAACTCATCAAAGCCAAAAATTTCGAAGAAATCCAAAAGGCATTCCTTTCGAAAAGTTAA